A window of the Miscanthus floridulus cultivar M001 chromosome 14, ASM1932011v1, whole genome shotgun sequence genome harbors these coding sequences:
- the LOC136504147 gene encoding uncharacterized protein has protein sequence MMRWPRPPPARNFRVRLVVQRAEGLPPPPAPLSPEGSPEAEAKVFVEVSWKGPKMSPLTSLRRAQRPPRNQTRKEALPAASPADLEDGAAAAPAPAAVVSAVAWEEEFERDAALTAMSHRDLASFHPWDVSFSVVSESNKMSKRKLVLGTASLNLADYASAAEEEIEIILPLSVPSSATDLAPSLHLTLSLAELRISQQSPGASQRSVIAPLSPSSGESVPSGKDEVSVIKAGLRNLKILRDLVSTRRFKKTNQDYDGSEKYYVHSDGAEFSCDTDSLDDDLDDREQDDEFGGSTVRKSFSYGSLQTMNVDALLYAPRIDGDDEGWVHYSHRNSDVSYHVQQVPSSTTEEHPSIPLRRKRSLLPARWRKTKLPKAKGEPLLKPYGEEGGDDIDYDRRLLTPSDGSVSEGSNGSTNSMVSVFGDDDFVVGNWESKEVFSRDGHLKLSTQVFFASIDQRSERAAGESACTALVAVVADWFQANQDLMPIRSQFDNLIREGSLEWRKLCENETYRERFPDRHFDLETVLHAKIRPLTVVPSKSFIGFFHPEGTEDVTGFDFLDGAMSFDNIWDEISRAAECSSGKPTLYIVSWNDHFFVLKVDADAYYIIDTLGERLSEGCNQAYILKFDDSTTIHKVPAEKKEVNPDTGGRHKDSSEISCSTEQDSGTDTEECELVLKGKDACKEYIKSFLAAIPIRELQADIKKGLMASTPLHHRLQIEFHYTESCPAGITVAAPLSPFEAPFEFCWPEPPSPPPAIEFTVTHPPAMEVAITQAVAVV, from the exons ATGATGAGGTGGCctcggccgccgccggcgcggaACTTCCGCGTCCGCCTCGTGGTGCAGCGGGCGGAGGGCCTGCCTCCGCCGCCTGCGCCCCTCTCGCCTGAGGGGTCCCCCGAGGCCGAGGCGAAGGTGTTTGTGGAGGTGAGCTGGAAGGGCCCCAAGATGTCGCCGCTCACCTCGCTGCGGCGCGCCCAGCGGCCGCCCAGGAACCAGACGCGGAAGGAGGCGCTGCCGGCCGCCTCCCCGGCCGACCTTGAggatggcgccgccgccgcccctgcgCCGGCGGCGGTGGTGTCGGCGGTGGCCTGGGAGGAGGAGTTCGAGAGGGATGCGGCGCTCACGGCGATGTCGCATCGTGACCTCGCTTCGTTCCACCCCTGGGACGTCTCGTTCTCCGTTGTCAGC GAATCAAATAAAATGTCAAAGCGCAAACTTGTTCTGGGGACTGCTTCACTGAACCTAGCAGATTATGCATCTGCTGCTGAAGAGGAAATCGAGATAATCCTACCATTGTCTGTGCCTAGTAGTGCAACGGACCTGGCCCCATCACTCCAT CTTACTTTAAGCCTGGCGGAACTTAGAATATCTCAACAGTCACCTGGTGCTTCACAGCGTTCTGTTATTGCCCCATTGTCACCTTCCTCTGGTGAGTCTGTTCCTTCTGGAAAAGATGAGGTTTCTGTCATTAAGGCGGGGCTGAGAAATCTGAAAATCCTAAGAGATCTTGTGTCTACACGGAGGTTCAAAAAGACTAACCAAGACTATGACGGCAGTGAGAAGTATTATGTTCACAGTGATGGTGCAGAATTTTCTTGTGATACTGACTCTCTTGATGATGATCTGGATGATAGAGAGCAGGATGATGAGTTTGGGGGTTCAACTGTCAGGAAGTCCTTCAGCTATGGCTCACTGCAGACTATGAATGTCGATGCCCTACTTTATGCACCTAGGATTGATGGAGATGATGAAGGCTGGGTACATTACAGTCACCGAAATTCTGATGTCAGTTATCATGTTCAGCAAGTGCCATCCTCCACAACTGAGGAGCATCCTTCCATCCCTTTGCGGCGAAAGAGGAGCCTACTTCCAGCTCGATGGAGAAAGACAAAATTACCAAAGGCTAAAGGGGAGCCTCTGTTGAAGCCATATGGAGAAGAGGGTGGTGATGATATTGACTACGATAGGCGGCTGTTGACCCCTTCTGATGGATCTGTTTCAGAG GGATCAAATGGTTCTACTAATAGTATGGTGTCGGTATTTGGTGATGACGATTTTGTTGTGGGGAACTGGGAGTCGAAGGAAGTATTTAGCCGAGATGGCCACTTGAAGCTTTCTACACAAGTGTTCTTTGCATCAATCGACCAGAGAAGTGAACGGGCTGCAGGGGAGAGTGCTTGCACAGCACTTGTGGCTGTTGTTGCAGACTGGTTCCAAGCAAACCAGGACCTGATGCCAATCAGGTCACAGTTCGATAACCTGATCCGAGAAGGATCTCTAGAATGGAGGAAACTTTGTGAGAATGAGACCTATAGAGAACGCTTTCCCGATAGGCACTTTGATCTTGAAACCGTCCTTCATGCAAAGATCCGCCCACTCACAGTTGTTCCCAGTAAGTCGTTCATTGGGTTCTTCCATCCTGAAGGTACTGAGGATGTAACTGGATTTGACTTCCTTGATGGTGCAATGTCATTTGATAACATCTGGGATGAGATAAGCCGAGCAGCAGAGTGCTCCTCTGGAAAACCTACCCTATACATTGTCAGTTGGAATGACCACTTTTTTGTCCTCAAGGTTGATGCCGATGCTTATTACATCATCGATACACTCGGTGAGAGGCTGTCTGAAGGTTGCAATCAGGCATACATCTTGAAGTTTGATGACAGCACCACCATTCACAAAGTACCTGCTGAAAAGAAGGAAGTAAATCCTGATACTGGCGGACGCCACAAGGATTCCTCAGAGATCTCCTGCTCAACTGAGCAGGACAGTGGAACGGACACCGAAGAGTGTGAGCTTGTGTTGAAGGGAAAGGATGCATGCAAGGAGTACATCAAGAGCTTCTTGGCCGCCATCCCAATCCGGGAGCTGCAGGCTGACATCAAGAAAGGTCTCATGGCATCAACTCCCCTGCACCACCGCCTCCAGATTGAGTTCCATTACACGGAATCATGCCCCGCCGGGATCACCGTGGCTGCTCCACTGTCCCCATTTGAAGCCCCCTTTGAGTTCTGTTGGCCTGAGCCACCATCACCGCCACCTGCCATTGAATTCACTGTAACCCATCCTCCTGCCATGGAGGTGGCCATAACCCAGGCTGTCGCCGTTGTATAG